One window from the genome of Clarias gariepinus isolate MV-2021 ecotype Netherlands chromosome 15, CGAR_prim_01v2, whole genome shotgun sequence encodes:
- the LOC128542754 gene encoding vitellogenin isoform X2, whose translation MRAVVLALTLALVASHQTNLDPEFAAGKTFVYKYEGFLLSGLPQEGLAKAGVKVSCKVLISSVAQNTFLLKLQDPQLFEYTGIWPKDNFTPAPKLTSALNAQLVTPIKFEYANGVVGKIFAPSRVSATVMNLHRGILNILQLNLKNTQNVYELHEAGPQGVCKTHYMISEDEKTHQIAVRKSKDLNNCHERVIKDIGLSYTETCVECQQRLKSLTGTATFSYIMKPTEKGALVSEAVVEEVHQFSLFDTETGAAQMKAKQMLNLLEVQNAPTAAAAGEYLARGSLQYEFATEILQTPIQLLKINNAQAQITEVLQHLVENNAATVHKDAPLKFVQLVQLMRVAIRENIEAIWGQCKNKPTHRRWILDALPVVGTTAALRFIKEKFQANELTVPELTQALLVALHMVTANQDSIQLTASLALDPKVKTIPVLRDMIMLGYGSMVARYCDEQPACSPDLMRPIHESAAQAISKADAPEITLALKVLGNAGHPASLKTIMKLLPGFGSAAANIPMNVQIDAILALRNIAKKEPKLVQPVALQLFMDKTLHPELRMVSCIVLFETKPSVALMATLAGALERETNMHVVSFAYSHIKSLTRSMAPDYMHVAAAANVAIRMLSPKLDRLSYYFSRATHFDIYISPLMVGAAGSAYWINDASTILPRAIVTKARAYLAGAAADVIEVGLRTEGLQEALLKTPAADQNADRATKIQRTIKALMDWKSLSTKQPLASIFVRVFGQEIAFANFDKNFMDKIIDQAAQIATGRQARELMKETVKALQKGIAYQYAMPLMAAEMRRILPSSLGVPVEFSHYTAAVAAASLNVQVKTTPSLPEHPETLTLDQLMKTDIQLQAEVRPSIALQTFAVMGVNTALIQAAVMARGNIHTVVPGKLAIRADLPKGNVKLEILPAAAVPDHIVDVSFETVAVSRNIENLPNERVVSLAPPVPADAAQRYKYASVHKSWCGVTPYVNIKGCIEVSSQNAGFMESNPLYSIVGRHSASISVARDAGPALERLEFEVQVGPKAAEKIMKIRAGSDDNPVESNILLKLRKILEGGLRNANSSSSSSSSSVSNSKSGSSSKSGSKSGSSSSKSGSKSGSSSKSGSNSKSGSSSSRQSSSRARVTNINLYRQFRKFHKDQYLTSKASSSSSMEAMRRQANLLGEKVPPAFAIIARAVRADHKLGFQIAGYLDKSTPRVQFVFASISASDKWKICADAILPSKHKIAARFAIGEQCQEYSVTVKAETGLHESHPSARFEFEWNRVPGILTIALPSYKRVREYISIVAPLAGVDADRAKNNERGISLIVALPTQKSLNILLQIPEMTLSKRNLCLSDALPIEQDGTIPALKNVDIRAIVQTWLNNIQKN comes from the exons ATGAGAGCTGTAGTGCTTGCCTTGACTCTGGCCCTTGTGG CGAGTCACCAGACTAATCTtg ATCCAGAGTTTGCTGCGGGTAAGACTTTTGTATACAAGTATGAGGGTTTTCTTTTGAGTGGACTGCCTCAAGAAGGTCTGGCCAAGGCTGGTGTCAAAGTCAGCTGCAAGGTTCTCATCAGTTCTGTAGCCCAGAATACTTTCCTCCTAAAg CTCCAGGATCCTCAACTCTTTGAGTACACTGGCATTTGGCCCAAGGATAATTTTACTCCTGCTCCAAAGCTCACCTCAGCACTGAATGCTCAACTTGTAACACCCATCAAGTTTGAGTATGCTAATGGTGTTGTAGGTAAGATATTTGCCCCCTCTAGAGTCTCTGCCACTGTCATGAATCTGCACAGAGGTATCCTCAATATCCTTCAGCTCAACCTTAAGAACACACAGAATGTTTACGAGCTGCATGAG GCTGGACCTCAAGGAGTCTGCAAGACCCACTACATGATCAGTGAGGATGAAAAGACCCATCAGATTGCTGTGAGAAAGTCCAAAGACCTGAACAACTGCCATGAAAGAGTCATTAAGGATATTGGGTTGTCTTACACTGAAACCTGTGTTGAGTGCCAGCAG AGGCTCAAGAGTCTGACTGGTACGGCAACATTCAGCTACATCATGAAGCCCACTGAAAAAGGTGCCCTGGTTTCTGAAGCCGTAGTTGAAGAGGTCCATCAGTTCTCACTCTTTGATACAGAAACTGGAGCAGCTCAAATGAAAGCCAA gcAAATGTTGAATTTACTGGAAGTGCAGAATGCCCCAACTGCTGCCGCTGCAGGTGAATACTTGGCCCGTGGATCCCTGCAGTATGAATTTGCTACAGAGATTCTTCAAACTCCAATTCAACTTCTGAAGATCAATAATGCACAGGCTCAA ATTACAGAGGTCTTGCAGCATCTGGTTGAAAATAACGCGGCTACTGTTCATAAGGACGCTCCACTGAAATTTGTCCAGCTTGTGCAGCTCATGCGTGTAGCTATCAGGGAAAATATTGAAGCCATCTGGGGTCAATGCAAGAACAAACCTACTCATAG ACGATGGATTTTGGATGCACTTCCTGTTGTGGGAacaacagcagctctgagaTTCATCAAGGAGAAGTTTCAAGCTAATGAGCTTACTGTCCCTGAACTCACTCAGGCCCTTTTGGTTGCTTTGCACATGGTCACTGCTAATCAAGATTCCATCCAACTCACTGCT AGTCTGGCTTTGGACCCCAAAGTCAAGACTATTCCAGTGCTGCGTGATATGATCATGCTTGGCTATGGATCCATGGTTGCCAGATACTGTGATGAACAGCCTGCATGTTCTCCTGATCTTATGAGA CCTATCCATGAGAGTGCAGCTCAAGCTATTTCCAAGGCTGATGCTCCTGAAATCACACTGGCTCTTAAAGTTCTAGGCAATGCTGGCCACCCTGCCAGCCTTAAAACCATCATGAAACTCCTGCCTGGATTTGGAAGTGCTGCTGCAAACATTCCTATGAATGTACAGATTGATGCCATCCTGGCTCTTAGGAATATTGCCAAGAAGGAACCAAAATTG gTTCAGCCAGTAGCATTGCAACTTTTCATGGATAAGACACTTCATCCTGAACTGCGCATGGTGTCCTGTATTGTGCTGTTTGAGACCAAGCCATCAGTAGCCCTTATGGCCACTCTTGCAGGAGCTTTGGAGAGGGAGACCAACATGCATGTTGTCAGTTTTGCTTATTCTCACATCAAGTCTCTAACCAGAAGCATGGCCCCTGATTATATGCATGT AGCTGCTGCAGCAAATGTTGCCATTAGAATGCTGAGCCCCAAACTGGACAGACTGAGCTATTATTTTAGCAGAGCCACTCATTTTGACATCTACATCT ctcctcttaTGGTTGGTGCTGCTGGTAGTGCTTATTGGATCAATGATGCTTCCACCATCTTACCCAGAGCTATAGTGACTAAAGCACGAGCCTACCTGGCTGGAGCTGCTGCTGATGTTATTGAGGTTGGCTTGAGAACTGAAGGACTCCAGGAAGCTCTGCTGAAAACCCCTGCTGCAGATCAAAATGCTGATCGGGCCACTAAAATTCAGCGCACCATTAAGGCT CTGATGGACTGGAAGTCTTTGTCAACCAAACAACCACTGGCTTCCATCTTTGTCAGAGTTTTCGGACAGGAAATTGCTTTTGCCAACTTTGACAAAAACTTCATGGACAAAATCATCGACCAAGCAGCACAA ATTGCTACTGGACGTCAAGCTCGTGAACTGATGAAGGAGACTGTTAAGGCATTGCAGAAAGGCATTGCCTACCAGTATGCCATGCCCCTCATGGCAGCTGAGATGCGCCGCATTCTGCCCAGTTCTCTCGGTGTGCCAGTGGAGTTTTCACATTACACCGCTGCCGTTGCTGCTGCATCTCTAAATg TTCAAGTTAAGACGACACCCTCTTTACCTGAGCATCCAGAGACTCTCACTCTTGATCAGTTGATGAAGACTGATATACAGTTGCAAGCTGAAGTCAGGCCAAG CATTGCTCTCCAGACATTTGCTGTGATGGGAGTGAACACTGCCTTAATTCAGGCTGCTGTTATGGCCAGAGGAAATATACACACTGTTGTTCCAGGAAAACTGGCTATAAGAGCTGATCTTCCAAAAGGCAATGTAAAGCTGGAGATTCTACCTGCTGCTGCTGTTCCAGATCATATTGTTGATGTCAG CTTTGAGACTGTTGCTGTGTCCAGAAACATTGAGAACCTTCCCAATGAGAGAGTAGTATCTCTGGCACCTCCAGTGCCCGCTGATGCTGCACAGAGGTACAAATATGCTTCAGTTCACAAGTCCTGGTGTGGTGTTACTCCCTATGTTAACATTAAAGGATGTATCGAGGTTTCCTCCCAGAATGCTGGCTTCATGGAGTCAAATCCTCTGTATAGTATTGTTGGGCGACACTCGGCTAGTATTTCAGTAGCAAGAG ATGCTGGTCCTGCACTAGAAAGACTGGAGTTTGAGGTACAAGTTGGACCTAAGGCAGCcgagaaaattatgaaaatcaggGCTGGTAGTGATGATAACCCTGTAGAAAGCAACATCCTTTTGAAACTGAGGAAAATTCTGGAGGGTGGACTGAGGAATGCAAACTCCAGCTCTAGCAGCTCCTCATCCTCTGTAAGCAACAGCAAGAGTGGTAGCAGCAGCAAGAGTGGCAGCAAGagtggcagcagcagcagcaagagtGGCAGCAAGagtggcagcagcagca AGAGTGGCAGCAACAGCAAGAGTGGCAGCAGTTCTTCCAGGCAGAGTTCTTCCCGTGCCCGTGTGACG aatATTAACTTGTACCGTCAGTTCAGGAAGTTCCATAAGGATCAG taCTTGACCTCAAAGGCCAGCAGTTCATCTAGCATGGAGGCCATGCGGAGACAG GCTAACCTACTTGGAGAAAAAGTTCCACCTGCTTTTGCTATCATTGCTCGTGCTGTTAGAGCTGACCACAAACTGGGATTCCAGATTGCTGGTTACTTGGACAAGTCTACTCCAAGAGTACAGTTTGTGTTTGCCTCTATTTCTGCAAGTGACAAATGGAAGATATGTGCTGATGCTATACTTCCAAGCAAGCATAAAATCGCT GCCAGGTTTGCTATTGGTGAGCAGTGCCAGGAATATTCTGTAACTGTTAAGGCTGAAACTGGCCTGCATGAGTCACATCCTTCGGCTCGTTTTGAATTTGAGTGGAACAGAGTACCAGGAATCCTAACTATCGCTCTGCCCTCTTATAAGAG ggtAAGGGAGTACATCTCAATAGTAGCTCCCCTGGCTGGAGTGGATGCTGATAGAGCCAAAAATAATGAGAGAGGGATCAGCCTTATTGTTGCACTACCCACTCAAAAGTCTCTCAACATTCTTCTACAGATTCCAgag ATGACTCTGTCAAAGCGAAATCTGTGTCTTTCTGATGCCCTGCCCATTGAACAGGATGGAACCATTCCAGCTCTCAAGAATGTGGACATTCGGGCCATTGTTCAGACCTGGCTAAATAATATCCAAAAAAAttga
- the LOC128542754 gene encoding vitellogenin isoform X1 produces the protein MRAVVLALTLALVASHQTNLDPEFAAGKTFVYKYEGFLLSGLPQEGLAKAGVKVSCKVLISSVAQNTFLLKLQDPQLFEYTGIWPKDNFTPAPKLTSALNAQLVTPIKFEYANGVVGKIFAPSRVSATVMNLHRGILNILQLNLKNTQNVYELHEAGPQGVCKTHYMISEDEKTHQIAVRKSKDLNNCHERVIKDIGLSYTETCVECQQRLKSLTGTATFSYIMKPTEKGALVSEAVVEEVHQFSLFDTETGAAQMKAKQMLNLLEVQNAPTAAAAGEYLARGSLQYEFATEILQTPIQLLKINNAQAQITEVLQHLVENNAATVHKDAPLKFVQLVQLMRVAIRENIEAIWGQCKNKPTHRRWILDALPVVGTTAALRFIKEKFQANELTVPELTQALLVALHMVTANQDSIQLTASLALDPKVKTIPVLRDMIMLGYGSMVARYCDEQPACSPDLMRPIHESAAQAISKADAPEITLALKVLGNAGHPASLKTIMKLLPGFGSAAANIPMNVQIDAILALRNIAKKEPKLVQPVALQLFMDKTLHPELRMVSCIVLFETKPSVALMATLAGALERETNMHVVSFAYSHIKSLTRSMAPDYMHVAAAANVAIRMLSPKLDRLSYYFSRATHFDIYISPLMVGAAGSAYWINDASTILPRAIVTKARAYLAGAAADVIEVGLRTEGLQEALLKTPAADQNADRATKIQRTIKALMDWKSLSTKQPLASIFVRVFGQEIAFANFDKNFMDKIIDQAAQIATGRQARELMKETVKALQKGIAYQYAMPLMAAEMRRILPSSLGVPVEFSHYTAAVAAASLNVQVKTTPSLPEHPETLTLDQLMKTDIQLQAEVRPSIALQTFAVMGVNTALIQAAVMARGNIHTVVPGKLAIRADLPKGNVKLEILPAAAVPDHIVDVSFETVAVSRNIENLPNERVVSLAPPVPADAAQRYKYASVHKSWCGVTPYVNIKGCIEVSSQNAGFMESNPLYSIVGRHSASISVARDAGPALERLEFEVQVGPKAAEKIMKIRAGSDDNPVESNILLKLRKILEGGLRNANSSSSSSSSSVSNSKSGSSSKSGSKSGSSSSKSGSKSGSSSSRSGSKSGSSSSRSGSKSGSNSKSGSSSSRQSSSRARVTNINLYRQFRKFHKDQYLTSKASSSSSMEAMRRQANLLGEKVPPAFAIIARAVRADHKLGFQIAGYLDKSTPRVQFVFASISASDKWKICADAILPSKHKIAARFAIGEQCQEYSVTVKAETGLHESHPSARFEFEWNRVPGILTIALPSYKRVREYISIVAPLAGVDADRAKNNERGISLIVALPTQKSLNILLQIPEMTLSKRNLCLSDALPIEQDGTIPALKNVDIRAIVQTWLNNIQKN, from the exons ATGAGAGCTGTAGTGCTTGCCTTGACTCTGGCCCTTGTGG CGAGTCACCAGACTAATCTtg ATCCAGAGTTTGCTGCGGGTAAGACTTTTGTATACAAGTATGAGGGTTTTCTTTTGAGTGGACTGCCTCAAGAAGGTCTGGCCAAGGCTGGTGTCAAAGTCAGCTGCAAGGTTCTCATCAGTTCTGTAGCCCAGAATACTTTCCTCCTAAAg CTCCAGGATCCTCAACTCTTTGAGTACACTGGCATTTGGCCCAAGGATAATTTTACTCCTGCTCCAAAGCTCACCTCAGCACTGAATGCTCAACTTGTAACACCCATCAAGTTTGAGTATGCTAATGGTGTTGTAGGTAAGATATTTGCCCCCTCTAGAGTCTCTGCCACTGTCATGAATCTGCACAGAGGTATCCTCAATATCCTTCAGCTCAACCTTAAGAACACACAGAATGTTTACGAGCTGCATGAG GCTGGACCTCAAGGAGTCTGCAAGACCCACTACATGATCAGTGAGGATGAAAAGACCCATCAGATTGCTGTGAGAAAGTCCAAAGACCTGAACAACTGCCATGAAAGAGTCATTAAGGATATTGGGTTGTCTTACACTGAAACCTGTGTTGAGTGCCAGCAG AGGCTCAAGAGTCTGACTGGTACGGCAACATTCAGCTACATCATGAAGCCCACTGAAAAAGGTGCCCTGGTTTCTGAAGCCGTAGTTGAAGAGGTCCATCAGTTCTCACTCTTTGATACAGAAACTGGAGCAGCTCAAATGAAAGCCAA gcAAATGTTGAATTTACTGGAAGTGCAGAATGCCCCAACTGCTGCCGCTGCAGGTGAATACTTGGCCCGTGGATCCCTGCAGTATGAATTTGCTACAGAGATTCTTCAAACTCCAATTCAACTTCTGAAGATCAATAATGCACAGGCTCAA ATTACAGAGGTCTTGCAGCATCTGGTTGAAAATAACGCGGCTACTGTTCATAAGGACGCTCCACTGAAATTTGTCCAGCTTGTGCAGCTCATGCGTGTAGCTATCAGGGAAAATATTGAAGCCATCTGGGGTCAATGCAAGAACAAACCTACTCATAG ACGATGGATTTTGGATGCACTTCCTGTTGTGGGAacaacagcagctctgagaTTCATCAAGGAGAAGTTTCAAGCTAATGAGCTTACTGTCCCTGAACTCACTCAGGCCCTTTTGGTTGCTTTGCACATGGTCACTGCTAATCAAGATTCCATCCAACTCACTGCT AGTCTGGCTTTGGACCCCAAAGTCAAGACTATTCCAGTGCTGCGTGATATGATCATGCTTGGCTATGGATCCATGGTTGCCAGATACTGTGATGAACAGCCTGCATGTTCTCCTGATCTTATGAGA CCTATCCATGAGAGTGCAGCTCAAGCTATTTCCAAGGCTGATGCTCCTGAAATCACACTGGCTCTTAAAGTTCTAGGCAATGCTGGCCACCCTGCCAGCCTTAAAACCATCATGAAACTCCTGCCTGGATTTGGAAGTGCTGCTGCAAACATTCCTATGAATGTACAGATTGATGCCATCCTGGCTCTTAGGAATATTGCCAAGAAGGAACCAAAATTG gTTCAGCCAGTAGCATTGCAACTTTTCATGGATAAGACACTTCATCCTGAACTGCGCATGGTGTCCTGTATTGTGCTGTTTGAGACCAAGCCATCAGTAGCCCTTATGGCCACTCTTGCAGGAGCTTTGGAGAGGGAGACCAACATGCATGTTGTCAGTTTTGCTTATTCTCACATCAAGTCTCTAACCAGAAGCATGGCCCCTGATTATATGCATGT AGCTGCTGCAGCAAATGTTGCCATTAGAATGCTGAGCCCCAAACTGGACAGACTGAGCTATTATTTTAGCAGAGCCACTCATTTTGACATCTACATCT ctcctcttaTGGTTGGTGCTGCTGGTAGTGCTTATTGGATCAATGATGCTTCCACCATCTTACCCAGAGCTATAGTGACTAAAGCACGAGCCTACCTGGCTGGAGCTGCTGCTGATGTTATTGAGGTTGGCTTGAGAACTGAAGGACTCCAGGAAGCTCTGCTGAAAACCCCTGCTGCAGATCAAAATGCTGATCGGGCCACTAAAATTCAGCGCACCATTAAGGCT CTGATGGACTGGAAGTCTTTGTCAACCAAACAACCACTGGCTTCCATCTTTGTCAGAGTTTTCGGACAGGAAATTGCTTTTGCCAACTTTGACAAAAACTTCATGGACAAAATCATCGACCAAGCAGCACAA ATTGCTACTGGACGTCAAGCTCGTGAACTGATGAAGGAGACTGTTAAGGCATTGCAGAAAGGCATTGCCTACCAGTATGCCATGCCCCTCATGGCAGCTGAGATGCGCCGCATTCTGCCCAGTTCTCTCGGTGTGCCAGTGGAGTTTTCACATTACACCGCTGCCGTTGCTGCTGCATCTCTAAATg TTCAAGTTAAGACGACACCCTCTTTACCTGAGCATCCAGAGACTCTCACTCTTGATCAGTTGATGAAGACTGATATACAGTTGCAAGCTGAAGTCAGGCCAAG CATTGCTCTCCAGACATTTGCTGTGATGGGAGTGAACACTGCCTTAATTCAGGCTGCTGTTATGGCCAGAGGAAATATACACACTGTTGTTCCAGGAAAACTGGCTATAAGAGCTGATCTTCCAAAAGGCAATGTAAAGCTGGAGATTCTACCTGCTGCTGCTGTTCCAGATCATATTGTTGATGTCAG CTTTGAGACTGTTGCTGTGTCCAGAAACATTGAGAACCTTCCCAATGAGAGAGTAGTATCTCTGGCACCTCCAGTGCCCGCTGATGCTGCACAGAGGTACAAATATGCTTCAGTTCACAAGTCCTGGTGTGGTGTTACTCCCTATGTTAACATTAAAGGATGTATCGAGGTTTCCTCCCAGAATGCTGGCTTCATGGAGTCAAATCCTCTGTATAGTATTGTTGGGCGACACTCGGCTAGTATTTCAGTAGCAAGAG ATGCTGGTCCTGCACTAGAAAGACTGGAGTTTGAGGTACAAGTTGGACCTAAGGCAGCcgagaaaattatgaaaatcaggGCTGGTAGTGATGATAACCCTGTAGAAAGCAACATCCTTTTGAAACTGAGGAAAATTCTGGAGGGTGGACTGAGGAATGCAAACTCCAGCTCTAGCAGCTCCTCATCCTCTGTAAGCAACAGCAAGAGTGGTAGCAGCAGCAAGAGTGGCAGCAAGagtggcagcagcagcagcaagagtGGCAGCAAGagtggcagcagcagcagcaggagtgGCAGCAAGagtggcagcagcagcagcaggagtgGCAGCAAGAGTGGCAGCAACAGCAAGAGTGGCAGCAGTTCTTCCAGGCAGAGTTCTTCCCGTGCCCGTGTGACG aatATTAACTTGTACCGTCAGTTCAGGAAGTTCCATAAGGATCAG taCTTGACCTCAAAGGCCAGCAGTTCATCTAGCATGGAGGCCATGCGGAGACAG GCTAACCTACTTGGAGAAAAAGTTCCACCTGCTTTTGCTATCATTGCTCGTGCTGTTAGAGCTGACCACAAACTGGGATTCCAGATTGCTGGTTACTTGGACAAGTCTACTCCAAGAGTACAGTTTGTGTTTGCCTCTATTTCTGCAAGTGACAAATGGAAGATATGTGCTGATGCTATACTTCCAAGCAAGCATAAAATCGCT GCCAGGTTTGCTATTGGTGAGCAGTGCCAGGAATATTCTGTAACTGTTAAGGCTGAAACTGGCCTGCATGAGTCACATCCTTCGGCTCGTTTTGAATTTGAGTGGAACAGAGTACCAGGAATCCTAACTATCGCTCTGCCCTCTTATAAGAG ggtAAGGGAGTACATCTCAATAGTAGCTCCCCTGGCTGGAGTGGATGCTGATAGAGCCAAAAATAATGAGAGAGGGATCAGCCTTATTGTTGCACTACCCACTCAAAAGTCTCTCAACATTCTTCTACAGATTCCAgag ATGACTCTGTCAAAGCGAAATCTGTGTCTTTCTGATGCCCTGCCCATTGAACAGGATGGAACCATTCCAGCTCTCAAGAATGTGGACATTCGGGCCATTGTTCAGACCTGGCTAAATAATATCCAAAAAAAttga